The genomic stretch CGATCAGCCGGGACAGCGGCTCGACCGGCAGTCCGAAATCGCGGATCGCCAGCAGCAGTTCGGCTGCGACCGGATTGCCCTCGACACCGCCATGGCCGGCGCCGGCCAGCATGTCGGTCCACCATTGCAGCCGCATTTCACCCGGCAGCGGCTGGCTGACATGGTCGCGCACCCGGGAAATCTCGGCATTGAAGGCGTAGATCGCAAGCAGCGCGCGGCGTTGGGCCGCCGGGGCGAACAGCGTCGATGCGTAGCGGACGAAATCGTGGGTACGTACCAGATCGGCGCAGAAACCGGCGGAATCCGCATGCGCCTCGGTGCCGCTCATGGCACCGCAATCAGCGCCGCCGCGACACGCCGGCGCTCGCCCATCATGATGTTGTAGGTGCGGATCGCGGGTCCGGTCTGCATCGGATCCAGCACCACTTTTACCGCGCGCAACGCCTCGCGAAGGCCTCGGGGCGGGATCCAGACTTCCGTTCCAGTGCCGACGATCAGGGTGTCGATGCTGTTCGCCGCCTTGAATACGCGCGCCAGCGAAACCTCGTCGATCTCCTCCGGCTTCGTCACCGGCCAGGCCCAGATTGCATCCGGCAGGCACAGCAGCGAGCCCCGATGCGACATGTCGGCGAAGACAAAGCCGCCCTTGCCGTAGGCCTCGATCGGCGCCGATCTCGGAAGATGCGGAGCGTCCGAGGGATTTGCTGTTTGCTTGGGCATGATCTTGTCCGAAAACCGGTTCCCACCTTGCGCTGACGCGGCCCGTCGGGTCGGGATCGTGCCCGTGTTACTTCTTCTTCGGCGGCGGTTCCGGCGCTTCGCGATGCGTGCCGACGCCGAGATAGATCAGAATTGGCGCCGCGATGAAGATCGAGGTGTAGGTACCGACCAGCACCACGCCGAACATCATCACCGCGGTGAAGCTGTGGATCGCATGGCCGCCGAACAGCAATAGCGCCAGCAAGG from Bradyrhizobium sp. Ash2021 encodes the following:
- a CDS encoding Mth938-like domain-containing protein, translated to MPKQTANPSDAPHLPRSAPIEAYGKGGFVFADMSHRGSLLCLPDAIWAWPVTKPEEIDEVSLARVFKAANSIDTLIVGTGTEVWIPPRGLREALRAVKVVLDPMQTGPAIRTYNIMMGERRRVAAALIAVP